TTTATTATTTTTCGGCTTTGATAACCTCAAAACAGGAGAGTAACGCCACGCAGTATTACTGCCTGGAGGTTCTTTGTACAAATACCTAAGTTTTTTATATTGTTCATCTTTGTTACCGGCAAAAAAATCTACTTCATCAATTTTTGAAACACCCTCAATTTTTAGGGGTATAATCGTATTTTCTTCTTCACTTTGCAATTTTAAAGCATTGTAATTTGATACTTTTAAATAAATTCTTATTTCTTTTGATCCATCTATTCTTACGGGTACGGTTAGATAATCTGTTATTTCATAAGTTTTTGATGAAAACTCTTTCCCAACAGTGTAAACGGCATCGATAAAACCCATATTATCACCCTCTATCCATAATCATATAACTTCGACTAATCCAAATCCTTGGGAGTTTTTTGCTCCAAAACCAGAATCATAACCAATTTTCAACAAAGTAGGATTCCCTTGGATTACAAAAGTTCCATGCCAGCCTTTAATAATAAAATTTTTATACTTTGTTATGATCATTTTAGATCTTTTTTGATTAGCCTCTTTTATAACGAATTCATCATTACTTATTTCTTTTGGAAGATATGAATCATAGTAGGCAAGATACTTTTTTATTAAGTTCTCTCTTATTAATTTTGAAAAGTTATCATCGTTGGGGGAAAAGTAGACTGTCTTTTTTGAAGAATTTTGTTCCATCGTAGAATAAACAGTAATGGGGGATAAAGTTTTTACTTTTATTTTATCGTTTTTTATTTCCAAATCATCATACTCTAACTTCTCTACATGAATCTTTTGGCCTAATAGTTCAAAATCGTCTTTAAATAAAAGCGAGTCTGCACAATACTGAATTAAATTCTTATCGTGAGAGGAAATTTTCAAAGAAACATTATCAAAAAACTCTATTGTTTTATCCTTTTGATTTAAGCTAAATTTTCCATTTAGTC
This genomic stretch from Petrotoga mexicana DSM 14811 harbors:
- the cas6 gene encoding CRISPR-associated endoribonuclease Cas6; amino-acid sequence: MRLNVQFSLNSLILPLNYNHIIQAFILDLIDNAEYRNFVHNEGFSYKKRKYKLFSFSRLNGKFSLNQKDKTIEFFDNVSLKISSHDKNLIQYCADSLLFKDDFELLGQKIHVEKLEYDDLEIKNDKIKVKTLSPITVYSTMEQNSSKKTVYFSPNDDNFSKLIRENLIKKYLAYYDSYLPKEISNDEFVIKEANQKRSKMIITKYKNFIIKGWHGTFVIQGNPTLLKIGYDSGFGAKNSQGFGLVEVI